The Corallococcus caeni genomic interval AAGGTGTACGTGCGCACGGTGCTGGGGGTGGTGGCGGAGACAATCTGCCCGGTGATTTCGGTGCTGCCCTCCTGCTGGTAGGCGTAGGTGACGGCGGGAGAGGACTCACCCCGGCGCGTGACGCTGCGAAGCACGCAGTGCGTGCCGCCGTAGGGGTAGGGCAGGGGGAGGGAGACGTACTGGAAGTCCATGGCACCGGAGGAGCCGGTGACGGAGGCCAGGTAGGGGACGCCCGCGGTGCTGCCCGTCGCGCCGGCCTGGCACGTCAGGCCCGAGGGGGCTGCATAGGCCAGGGTGGCCAGGGTGACGTCCTTGGGCGAGACGATGCGGCTGAGGAAGTAGCGCGTCTGGCCGCCGACGGACTCCAGGTGCTTGGCCTCGAAGACGAACTTGCGGCCGCCGACTTCCACCAGCGTGAAGCCCGTGGCCGTCTTCTGCAGACGCTCGCGCTTGCTGCTGGAGTTGGTGGAGGCGGTGGCCGTGCAGGGGGTGCCGGTGCAGGGGGTGAAGTGGGACTGCGAGCCATTGCCCCGGACGACCGTCCAGCGGGAGGACGTCAGGTGCACGAAGCTGAAGTACTCGTGCGACCAGTTGAGAGAGGGCTGGCTGGCGAGGCTGCCACCGAAGGGCTTGGTGATGTTGCCGACGACGTTGCCGGTGTAGGACCAGGCGGCGGGGTCGGACGTGTAGAAGCGGCGCAGCGTCAGGGCGCCGGTGGCGCTGCCCAGCTGCACGTCGGTCTCCACGAGGATGCTCTCACCCGTGGCGGCGTTGACGGGGTCTCCCGCCGTCGGCAGGCGCTCGCCTTCGGGGCCGCACCTGCAGAGGCCGTCCTCACAGGGCTGGGGCGGTGCGGCGCAAGCCCAGGTGCTGCGGCAGCAACTGGAGCCGTGATTGGGCTCGGACGGACTGGGGTTGATGGGGTTGCAGAACGGGTCGTCGGAGCAATCCGTGTAGTCATTGCAGCGGATGGAACCGTCACAGGTGCACTGCACCTGCTTGCCATCCTCGCAATGGGTGATGAGGTTGTTGACGCACGAGTCCTGGGCAAGGCCGACGCCGGGCAGACACACCAGGAGCGTGGCCAGCAAGGCCAGAGGCTTGAAGAAAGATGACATGAGTTGAGGAGTCCCTGAGAGAATCCAGGTGGGTGTCAGCGGTTGGTTTCGGGAGCCCGAGGAGCAGCGGCAGCGGCCTTCCATGAGGAAGGCGGCACGCACAGGCGCTCCGGGGTGGTGGGCAGCAGTTGCTGGCAACGCCAGTCGGTGGGGCAGTCCGTGGGCTTCTGGCAGGTGCGGCTGCAGAAATAGCCCGCTTCCGCGCGGGCGGCGCCGCCCGGTGCGGCGTGCAGGCACAGCCCGGAGGTGCAATCCGAGTGCGAGCCCTGGGTGCAATCCTCTCCCAAGGCCATACGCCCCGTCCCACTCCCCTGGGGCCGGTGCTCGGTCAATACCGGGGGCGAAGCCGCCGATGCGCTCTCGCGAGAGGTCCCGCTTTCGCTACACCCTGCCAGCGACAGCAGGGCCAGAATCCCCCAGAAACGACTTCCCCCAACGCACACCTTCATGTCGGACTTCTCCTATTCCCGAAGCCCTAAACCTGATCCCGTCAGACGTTGTCAAGCTGACGTTCTGGAGTGCATGAAAAGTTCCGCGCAGTGCAGGCCGTCTGGGATGACGCCTGAGCCGGAGTCATGACGTCTGAATTGACCCCGGATCCAGCGCATCCGTCGGATCATTTCAGCAGGCTGTCTGCCGTTGACTGAGCCCAAGGCAGCGTCCGTCCGGGTCGAAGCCTTCCTTCCTCAGGCCCTTGCTTTGGTGTGTGCCGCCCCCCGTGGCCGCCGAGCCGCCTCCACCGTGGAGGACAGCGGTGCCGCTGTGCTGGTGGCCCAGGCAGGTGGAACGGAGAAGGATGGGCCTGTGCTCGAGTTCAAGGCCGGGCAGTCCTCGCGGCCTTTCCCGGACGTCTGGGTTCAAGCGTGGGGGAGGCACTCTGGAAAAGCTCGATGATGGCTCACCACGTGCTTACGGCACGAACAGGGCGCCATCCGACAGGGCGACCTCCGAGCCGCCGCCGCCCATTCCTCCCCAGATGAAGAGGGCGTCCCCCGTCCACACGCCTGAGTGCCCCGACCGCGCGGGAGGAGCGCCCTGGGTGCGCAGCGGGGTCCACGTATTCGTGGCGGGGTCGTAGGCCGCGCCGTCCGAGCATGCGCCACCGGAGCCACACTTCGACGAGGCGCCACCCCAGACGATCATCTTCGTCCCGGTCCACACCGCGGAATGGCCGGTGCGCGGGGAGGGCGCGTCCTTGTCGGACAGGGGCGACCAGGTATCGAGCACCGGGTCATATGCGGCGCCCCCTTCGCAGTAGCGCGGCGAGTCCTGCCAATCGCTGCCACAACCCAGCCCGCCCCAGACGATCATCTTCGTCCCAGTCCACACCGCCGTGTGTGCCCAACGGGCCTGGGGGGCGCCCTCGGAAGACAGCGGACGCCAGGAGTCCGTCGCGGGGGAGTACGCCGCGCCATCGCTCAGCGCCACGTCCACGGAGGCGCCACCGCTGCCGCCCCAGACAATCAGCGCCTGCCCCGTCCACACCGCGGAGTGGTAGCGGCGGGCCACGGGAGCACCGGCACCGGACATGGGCGTCCAGGCGCCGGCCTCCACGTCGTACCGGGCCCCATCGCCCAGCACGCGGGCCTGCTGGGGCTCCTCGCCGCCCCACACCAGCATCCACCGCCCCGTCCATGCCGCCGAGTGCCAGCCGCGAGCGGAGGGCGCGCCTTGGGCCGAAAGCGCGCTCCAGGAGTCGGTGGACGGGGAGTAGGCCGCCCCATCGCCGCAAGGCGTCTGGGGCCGCTCACCGCACCCCACGCCGCCCCAGACGACCATCCGCTGGCCGGTCCACACCGCCGTGTGCAGCGTGCGCGCGGCGGGAGCCCCCTGGGACGACAGGGGCGTCCAGGTCCGCGACGCCACGTCGAACCGGGCCCCATCTGCGCAGACCCCGTTGACGGTGCAGCCGCCCAGTCCGCCCCAGAGCAGGACGTCCTGGCCGTCGAACACCGTCGCCACCTGGAGCCCCGCGCCAGGGCCCGCGCCCGTGGGCAAGAGCTCCCAGGTGCCCTGTTCCTCCACCCCGGCCTTCTGCGGACTCGAGCAGCAGACCAGGGTGAGGAGGAACAGGCCTGAACCCAGGCGCATCCGAAACGGCTTCACCGCGTCACGCTTCGAATGCGCCATCGGGGATTCCTCCTGCTACCAGGGACGCGGGCTGCCGCAGGTGTAGCCCGGGCCGTTGATGAAGCGAGACGCGGCGCGGCCGTTGGCATCGGCGGCGGCAGTCTGCCGCACGCTCAGCGGGATCCACCACTGCGACTGGTCCGCCACGTCGCAGAGGAACTCCACCTGCACCTGGTTGGGCGAGTGGAACCGGCTGGCGGTGCCATTGTTCTCCCACATGGCGCCAAAGGCATACGCGCCGATGCCATGGAAGTAGAAGTAGTCGCACCCGTTGATGGTGCAGGCGCCCTGCGGGCCGGGTCGGTGGCCGCCGGTGTTGCCATTGTTGAAGTTGTACTTGTCGAAGTACGCGTGCCAGCCCTCGTGCATGTAGTCACCCGCGCGGGAGCCCGGGTTGGAGTTGCTGACGGTGGGGTTGTAGAGCGGGCAGGCCGTCTCCACGCGGTCCGTGTCCCACGGCCAGAACCGCGGGGTGAACGTCCCGAAGACGTCCGTGCGGTCCGTGATGCTGTGATACAGGCTGTCGTGGAACTTGCTGCTGCGCGCCTCCGCCGTCGCCCGGTAGTCCACGGTGCCGTGGAAGGACTGGGCCCCGTTATCCGCCATGCCGTACGTCAGCAGGTAGGACGCGTTCCAGTGCTTGGGGAACTCCAGGTTGACGTTGCAGGCGTCATTCCAGCCGCGGTTGCTCCAGTCCCCGGAGCGCAGGCCGTAGGCCTGGTACTGCCAGAGGAAGAAGTCCTGCCAGCAGCCGTGGGTGTTCCACAGGGCCCGGTCCGCGTTGCTCGCGGCCGTCTGGGTGCAGACGGCGCCGGCCTCGGTGGCCAGGCCAAAGGCCAGGACGGACGACATCAGGGCAATGCCTTGCTTGAGATTCATGGGCGTTCTCGCTCCTCAGGTCGTGAGGGAAGGTCAGAACTTCGGAGGGGTCACGTCGAAGGTGTTGGGCTTCTCCTCGGGCGGGCGCGGATCCTTCGGCTCGGGGTTCGGCGCCTGCACTTCGGGGTGGGCCTTCAGGTAGGCGGTCAGCTTGCGGTTGAACGCCTCCGCGCCTTCACCGCTGACGCGCCGGACGCGGTCCAGGAACAGGCGCTCCTCCTTGCGGACGAACGGCTCCAGCTCCTTGCGAGCCTCCAGCGTGTCCCCGCGGTTCCACAGGAAGGCGCTGATGGCCTCCGCACGGACGATGACGGAGGGGTGGTTGCCGGCCTGGTACGCCACCTCGCGGTCGAACTCCGGGTCACGCAGGTACGCGACGCCCGCGATGGCCTTGGCCTGCAGGCGCGCCTGCTGGGCCTCTTCCTGGAGCTCGCCTTCGATGACGGTGCCCTTGGTGGGCAGGGGCTTGCGGACGAACTCCACGAGGAACTTCGTGCCGTCGTAGGTCCGCATCTCGCCGAGCAGGCCCAGGCCGACGAGCGCGCGGCTGGTGTCACCGGACTCCTGGGCCGCGAGGATCTCCTCGGTGAAGGCCTTGATGAGGTCCGGGCTCTTCGCGGCGGAGGCGAGCGCGCGGCGCGCGTCGTTCTGCTCCTCCACGATGGACTCACCAGCCCAGGTGATGAAGGCATTGACGCTCTTGCGAGCATCCGCCGCATCCAGCTTCGGAGGCGCGTGCAGGACCCGGCCCTCGATGACGCGGCTGGGAGGAATGTCCGACGGCTTTTCCGAAGTGGGCTTGTCCTGAGCGATCGCCACGGAGCCGGACAACAGCCCCAGGGTCACGACAATGGTGCCCGTGCGCGAGAAGACTCGCCATTTGTTGCGCTGCATGGTCCTGCCTCCATTCACAGAAGTGAAGGAAGTGCCCACCAAAGGGCTCCCCCTGCCACGACGCGCCGTTACCGCCGCGACCCGTGGATGGAGTGACTCATTTCAACAGTCGTACCAACGTGGCTCCCCAGAGGGAGGCGAGGGGCTGGCTCATCCCAGATGTTGCTTCCAGAGCGACAGGCGGTGTTGTTCACGTTGCCCGGCAAGCACTGCTTCTACTCTTCGGGGAACACCGGTTCGGGCGAAGGCAGTTGCGAAGGGTCACCCGGAAAGAGGGCCTCGATGAAGTTGTAGTAGCCCTTGCCATCGGAGGTGACGTCCTGGCCACGATCATGGCGGGTCTGGATCCAGTTGTAGATCTCATCGAATCGGAGGCCTGACAGGTCCGCGTGCAGGTATTCGTCCTCGCCAGATGAAACAGGCGTGGCCCAGGACTGGGGCCAGGGAATGGGATCCGCCATGGGTCCTCGAACGGGTGCGAAGATGACTCGAGTACGCTCTGGTTCGTAGGGGACCGCGTTCGCGGATTGGAACTCCACCACTTGATCGTAGACCGCGAGGAAGGCGGGCGGGGTCCTCGTCCTGTCTATCGCTGCCAACTTGGGTTCGATGACGCCGGACACCTCCACCTGTCTCAGGGTCCCCTGTTCATCGCGCCACTGGATGGTCTCATCCGGAACACAAGCTCCACTGGCAACAAAGTAGGAAGGTTTCAAGGAACCGAGCGCCTTCAGGCGATGCTTGAGGTCGTCTCGCTGCGCCTGCGTCAGGCGAGCGCGATAAAACCTGGGAGGTTTCTCCATGCCCATCCGTTGTTTGTAGATGACATCGCCCGATGGATAGATGGCGACGTTCGGAGACTGGTCAAACAAGAAGACGCTCGAAGTCCAATAGACGAGGAGCGGTACCTCCTGTCTGTCAACAGGGGATGACATTGCGCCAGGCCCGGTGGAGGCACATCCGGCGCCTATCAGCGCGACGCAAAGAAGGGACACAGTCGTTCTTGTCAGCAATATGTGCCTTGGGCCAGAGGAAGGGCACGCCTATTGTAACCCGGACGCGCTTGGGCGTCGGGACCGGTGCCTTTCGTCCCTGGCACAGGGGCTTTAACGTAGGGCGGATGCGTTGTGGCACTCACGACTGGTCCATCTCCGGCCCCTTCCTGAACATCCAGCACAAGGTCGGCCCCATTGACGGCTGGCTGGCGCGTGGTGCGGCGCTGGTCGTGGTGGCCTTCCCGGCCATTGCCTACGCGACGGGCTTCTTCGGTGATGTGCGCATCTGGCTCCTGATGATGGCCATGGGGGCCGTGTCCCTCCACCATCTGACGTCCCGGTGGAAGGTGGTCTTGGATCAGGAGGCCCGGACCGTGTGGCGCCGCACCGGTGTCCGGGAAGCCCTGGGGGCGAAGCCGCAGCCTCTGGAGTTGTTCACGTCGGTGGCCCTCTACATGCGCGACAATGGGTCCACGGAGGGGCTCTTCATCGCGAAGGTCTATGTCGTGTCGCTGATGGGACCTTCCGGCGCGCTCGTCCTGTCCCACAGCGACGACCGGGACGAGGCGCTGAGCCTTGCCCAGGCCGTCGCCCGGTTCCTAGGGATGGGTCTGAGCGTGGAGGGTGGGCAGAGCCGTTCCGTGACCGCACGCCTGGAGGATGCGCCGCTCACGGAGGATCGTCTCCCGGACCTGCCGTATGGCAGTGGCATCCAGTTCAAGCAGGACGCGCGGGGGCTGACGCTGGAGCTGCCAGCCTGCGGATGGCGGCCTGAATACGCGGCGCAGGCGGCCTTCGCCGTCGTCATTGCGGTGGGCGCACCGCTCATCCTGTTGAAGCAGTGGCGACAGATGTTCGGAATGCAGTCCGCTGCGTCGCAGGTGCCCATTATCGCGAGCACGCTCTTCGTTGTCTGTGGCGCCGTCTTCTGGTGGTGGGTCGCGAGGGAAGCCACCAGCCGCTGGTCCATCAGCGCCTCCTCGCGGGGCATCGAGCTGACGCGCTACGGCCCCTGGCGGGGCCGGAAGGTCATGAGACTGCCGGCCTCGCGCATCCAGGACATCGACGTGCGCGACGCAAGGACAAAAGTCTCCCGGGGCCGGGGCATCGTCATCGAGCACGACCATGGCAGCGAGCTGCTCGGCCTGGACCTGTCGCAGGAGGAACTCGAATGGGCGGGGGCCGTGCTGCGCCGCGCCCTGGCGACCCGGGCGAGTCCCGCCTCTTCACCCAAAGCCGTGACAGCTTCGAGATCCTGCCCACTGCGCACTGGAGGGCATCGCCAGGAAGGGGGAGACAGTCGAGAGTGACCGACTGCCTCGCCTTCCGTCCAATCAACCAGGCTCGGTGTCAGTCGAGATTGTCACGGGCGTGGGGCGGCTGACTCTCGCGTGGCCGTGCCAGCAACTTTGATGGCGAGGCTGCCGTGAAACTGCCCGTCTGGCGCGTATACGATTTCGTAACGGAGACAGTTGGGCCCTCCCACCTTCGCAAGCGATACTGGGAAGGTCATGTGGCCCGCGTAGATGTCACCCATCCTGAGTCGCAGGACGTCCTGTCGATCATCTGGGTTTGCAGCGTAGTCAACATGAGCCAATGCAATGTCGTCGTGCGTGTCGCAGGTCCACGCTCTGTCAAGGATGAGTGTTTTCCATCCTAGGATGTTCGGGACGTCTACATCCTCCATTGCATACAACTCGATTCGTCCCTCCAGAACGGAACCATCGTATTTGACGTCCCTGAAGCTCAAATCGATCAGCGCAGTGTCGGCTGGGCCAAGTCCGTACTTATTGAGTTCGAGAAGCGACGAGTGAGAGCAGCCGCCGAGTAGCGCTAAAATGGGAAAAATAGTTTTCTTCATGCTGGCCTAATTCCTCGCGAATCCAGGATATCGACGTGCGCGACGCGCGGACGAAGGTGTCACGGGGCCGGGGCATCGTCATCGAGCACGACAAGGGCAGCGAACTGCTGGGAATGGACCTGTCGCAGGAAGAGCTCGAATGGGCGGAGAAGGTGCTGCGCCGCGCCCTGGCCACCCGTCCTCAGCAGGCACGAAGCAAAGTCGCCAGAGCCCTCCACCGTTCGGTCACGGCGACGTGGGCTGGGAAGGAGGCTCCCGCTTCGCCATGCCTTTGACCTTCGTTGTGTGATGGCCACGAAACTGGCCGTCCGGGGCATAAAGAACTTCAAAGCGGATGCAGTCGGGGGCCTGTGGGGAGACATAGAATTTCATGTGTCGGCCGTAGAAGTCCCCTTTCCTGAGTCTCAGGACTGCCTGCCAGGTGTCGGGACTCGCGGCGTAATCCACCTCCGACAAATCGACATCGTCAAAAGTGTCGCAAGTCCAGGCCCTGTCGAGGATGAGTGTTCTCCAGTTTAAGATGTTTGGAATCTCTATGTCATCCAGGGCGTGGAGCTCAATCTGACCATCCAGGGTGGTGCCATCGTATTTGACCTCCTTGAACATCAGTTCAATGAAGTCAGCATCGGAGGGGCCGAGGCCATGTTCGTTGAGTCTGAGCCCAGACTTGTGTGCGCATCCAGTGAGGACAAGAATTAGGGGGATGATGAATTTCATGTTGGCTGGTTTAGGGGTTTCTGGTCCATTGTGCCCCGGGGCGAGCATCGAGGCTGGCACATGCGATCCTTGTTGGGATGGGGGCCTTTTTACCCGGGCCTCCTGAGCCAGGAGGAGGATTCGGATGACGGGCCTCCGCCCGCCCACCTGGAGCTGCATTCCGCGACGCGCTCACCTGATACGGCCCTGTCACGATCCGCCGTCAGGAGCGGTGACTGGGAAGGGGCAGGTGCATTCAACCGTGGTTCCGCAGACCGTCCGCTTTTCGCCGCACTTCCACTTCTTCTCTCCATAGCCCTCGACACCATGGATGCCATCGGGCGTCCCATCAATGCGTGTGCGAGCCTCAATGCCAGTCGTCACCACGCATTCCGCTCCACCTTCCTTGACGGACCAGAAGCAGTTGCCGCCGGGGATTTCACGTGGAGGGTCTGAGTCCTCCTCAAGCGTCTCTTGGGACAAGGAGGCGATCCAGCCGATGAAAAATCCCAAGAGAATGCGCTTCATCCGCGAACCTCCGGGTCATTGCGCTTGAAGAGGCGAAGACGAAGAGGCGTCCTCGCGGTCTCTTTCGACAAGCCCTGATTCAGAAAGTTCCGGGAGTGGTGCGCCCCTCCCCGCAGGGCCACCGTGCGTCCACTGTCCGCAGGCTCAAGGCCGCCCGGGTTGAAGCCCGCTTCCCCCTGCGCTACACCGCTCCGCAGTCGCTAGGGGTGCCTCCGGAAGGGGGCTGAGACGGACGCGTGGCCGCGTTCGATCCCTTTGAACCTGAACCGGTTAGTACCGGCGGAGGGAAGCGGTGTGGGTGCTCCTGGCCCGTCCCGTCTCCCGTCCGTTCTCACGAGGAGCCGTCCGATGAGTGGAGCGTCCAAGAGCCTGAAGGTCGATGGGAAGGTGCTGGAGGGGATCAGCCGCGGCCCGCTTCCCGCCTCGCGCAAGGTCTACGCGCCCGGGTCCCTGCACCCCGACCTCCGCGTCCCCCTGCGCGAAATCGCCCAGACGCCCACGCGTCACCACGGCCACGCCGGCCCGGA includes:
- a CDS encoding Kelch repeat-containing protein, which translates into the protein MAHSKRDAVKPFRMRLGSGLFLLTLVCCSSPQKAGVEEQGTWELLPTGAGPGAGLQVATVFDGQDVLLWGGLGGCTVNGVCADGARFDVASRTWTPLSSQGAPAARTLHTAVWTGQRMVVWGGVGCGERPQTPCGDGAAYSPSTDSWSALSAQGAPSARGWHSAAWTGRWMLVWGGEEPQQARVLGDGARYDVEAGAWTPMSGAGAPVARRYHSAVWTGQALIVWGGSGGASVDVALSDGAAYSPATDSWRPLSSEGAPQARWAHTAVWTGTKMIVWGGLGCGSDWQDSPRYCEGGAAYDPVLDTWSPLSDKDAPSPRTGHSAVWTGTKMIVWGGASSKCGSGGACSDGAAYDPATNTWTPLRTQGAPPARSGHSGVWTGDALFIWGGMGGGGSEVALSDGALFVP